A genomic window from Archaeoglobus profundus DSM 5631 includes:
- a CDS encoding glycosyltransferase, with protein MTCKEIKNLPFDLYTRNYIIVNVINNYYKSSNAKIRILDVGGKNGRLRDFLNESKFDLIVLDVDPKPDTKEYIVGDARALPFKPKSFDVVVSSELLEHIPPNDRIKVLENMIEVSKDLVILAAPFYSKEVEDAEVRANEFFKRFFGNDHRWLKEHIENGLPRERDIEEFVKSKGLNFTKIQTNNINNWLLMQLFIFSAYIFGITPERVAEVYRYYNENFLELGDFLPPTYRKIYIIGKKVPKVDFGKSYLNINKYQRLLELISNAIAQTIRDKDEHIKNLEALLNQKTVEVESLKNELQRLLRDLDKKSALIQDLNNEIEKLKIDLKDKIQENINLKNKLFETKNEIKRLQEIIKRLEEKVADKNNLIAKLEAENEALKNRLATVEKHLHEIQQSLIFKALAKYQRFIDKLLPLGTRRRFYYDLGIIGLRTIANEGFLVFLNRASEYIRKRLALKHKIVKPLLETNMLHSGTHEPLKLDKELVIKFRAKADRLNEIKILTATYQRRNKDLELLVEVDGKLERRVIVKGWKILDNDYTSFKFKPIENCEGKLVTLRLRSLGKPSSAVWFNRHTSFGEVELFYDGKKIDGSINIQVYHDIKVRDDYELWILKNEPKEEDLKRMAEECKKFKYRPKISIIMPTWNTDERWLRKAIESVLNQVYDNWELCIADGGSTKPHVRKILEEYAKKDKRIKVKFLPKNLGIAGNSNEALKLATGEFVAFLDHDDELAPFALYEVVKLLNEKPDLDFIYSDEDKIDEKGRRRDPFFKPDYSPDMFLSCNYLIHITVIRKSLVDKVGGFRLGYDGSQDYDLFLRVLEHTDKIAHIPKILYHWRAIETSCASRPEAKMYAYKAAKKALADAMKRRGIEIEGVYDGLWLGSYRIKYKINGNPKVSIIIPTKDKVEVLKRCVESILNKTTYQNYEIVIVDNNSQEEKTFEYYETIKDHPKIRILEYNKPFNFSAINNYAVSKVDSEFILFLNNDTEVITSEWLSAMLEHAQRKEVGAVGAKLLYPNNTIQHAGVILGLGVHRVAGHSHRHYPANSHGYVGRINVVQNLSAVTAACMLTKKSLFEEVGGFDEVNLPIAFNDVDYCLKLREKGYLIVYTPYAVLYHYESLSRGYEDTPEKQARFLREVRYMREKWGHILDNDPYYNPNLTREKEDFSIRV; from the coding sequence ATGACCTGCAAAGAGATAAAGAATTTACCATTTGATCTTTATACACGCAATTACATAATTGTAAACGTAATAAATAATTACTACAAAAGTAGTAACGCTAAAATTCGTATACTCGATGTTGGTGGTAAAAATGGACGGCTTAGGGATTTTCTCAATGAATCAAAATTTGATCTTATAGTTCTCGATGTAGATCCTAAACCAGACACAAAAGAGTACATCGTAGGAGATGCGAGAGCTCTACCTTTTAAACCAAAATCTTTTGATGTTGTTGTTTCTTCCGAGTTACTCGAACACATACCACCTAATGATAGAATAAAAGTCTTAGAGAATATGATTGAAGTTAGTAAAGATTTGGTTATACTTGCCGCTCCGTTTTATTCAAAGGAGGTTGAAGATGCCGAAGTTAGAGCTAATGAATTTTTTAAGAGATTCTTTGGTAATGATCATCGATGGCTTAAGGAGCACATTGAGAATGGTTTGCCAAGGGAAAGAGATATTGAAGAATTTGTAAAGAGTAAGGGTCTAAATTTTACTAAGATCCAAACAAACAATATAAATAATTGGCTACTAATGCAGTTATTTATATTTTCAGCTTATATCTTCGGTATAACTCCAGAAAGAGTTGCGGAAGTATATAGATACTATAACGAAAACTTCTTGGAACTTGGAGATTTTCTACCGCCAACATATAGGAAGATATATATAATTGGTAAAAAAGTTCCAAAAGTTGATTTTGGGAAGTCATACTTAAATATAAACAAGTATCAGAGATTATTAGAACTGATATCTAATGCAATAGCACAGACAATTCGAGATAAAGATGAACATATAAAAAACCTTGAAGCCTTGTTGAATCAGAAAACGGTTGAAGTTGAATCCCTTAAAAATGAGTTGCAAAGATTACTACGAGATTTAGACAAGAAATCTGCCCTAATACAAGATTTGAATAACGAAATAGAGAAATTAAAAATCGATTTAAAGGATAAAATTCAAGAAAATATAAATTTAAAGAACAAATTATTTGAGACTAAGAATGAAATTAAGCGCTTGCAAGAGATAATTAAAAGATTAGAGGAAAAGGTAGCAGACAAGAATAATTTAATAGCAAAACTTGAGGCTGAAAATGAAGCTTTAAAGAACAGATTAGCAACTGTAGAAAAACATCTACATGAAATTCAGCAAAGTTTAATATTTAAAGCTTTAGCCAAGTATCAAAGATTTATAGACAAACTTTTACCGTTAGGAACAAGAAGGAGATTTTATTACGATTTAGGAATAATTGGATTGAGAACAATCGCGAATGAAGGCTTTTTAGTCTTCTTAAACAGAGCTAGCGAATACATCCGTAAGAGATTAGCTTTAAAACATAAAATTGTGAAACCACTTCTTGAGACAAATATGTTACATTCGGGAACTCACGAACCGTTGAAGCTTGATAAGGAGCTTGTGATAAAATTTAGGGCTAAAGCTGATAGACTCAACGAAATTAAAATCTTGACGGCAACGTATCAAAGAAGAAATAAGGATTTAGAGCTTTTAGTTGAAGTGGACGGAAAGCTTGAGAGAAGAGTTATCGTTAAAGGTTGGAAAATTCTCGATAACGACTATACATCGTTTAAGTTCAAGCCCATAGAAAACTGTGAAGGAAAGCTTGTAACATTGAGACTTAGATCTTTAGGTAAGCCGTCTTCAGCAGTTTGGTTTAACAGACACACAAGCTTTGGCGAAGTTGAGTTGTTTTACGATGGTAAAAAGATAGATGGCAGTATAAACATTCAAGTGTATCACGACATAAAAGTGAGAGACGATTACGAGCTATGGATTCTAAAGAATGAACCAAAGGAGGAAGATCTAAAAAGAATGGCTGAAGAATGTAAGAAATTCAAGTATAGACCTAAAATCAGCATAATAATGCCTACTTGGAATACAGATGAAAGGTGGTTAAGGAAAGCGATCGAATCTGTCTTAAACCAAGTTTACGATAACTGGGAGCTCTGTATTGCAGATGGGGGATCGACTAAGCCTCACGTTAGAAAAATTTTGGAGGAATACGCTAAGAAAGACAAGAGAATTAAAGTAAAGTTCTTGCCCAAGAACTTAGGTATTGCGGGAAATTCGAACGAAGCTTTGAAATTGGCTACCGGCGAATTCGTGGCGTTTTTAGATCACGACGACGAACTGGCACCGTTTGCTTTGTATGAGGTCGTTAAACTGCTAAACGAAAAGCCCGACTTGGACTTTATATACTCCGATGAAGATAAAATCGATGAAAAAGGTAGAAGGAGAGATCCGTTCTTCAAACCTGACTACAGTCCAGATATGTTTTTATCTTGTAATTACCTAATTCACATAACGGTAATAAGAAAATCTCTTGTTGATAAGGTTGGAGGTTTTAGACTCGGATACGACGGTAGTCAGGATTACGATCTGTTTTTGAGGGTTTTGGAGCATACGGATAAGATTGCCCATATACCAAAGATACTATACCATTGGAGAGCAATTGAAACTTCATGTGCATCCAGACCAGAAGCTAAAATGTATGCCTATAAAGCGGCTAAAAAGGCTTTAGCAGATGCGATGAAGAGAAGAGGAATTGAAATAGAAGGTGTCTACGACGGCTTATGGCTCGGTAGCTACAGGATCAAGTACAAGATAAATGGAAATCCGAAAGTTTCGATAATAATTCCCACCAAAGATAAGGTTGAAGTATTGAAGAGGTGTGTTGAGTCCATTCTGAATAAGACCACCTATCAGAACTACGAGATCGTTATCGTTGACAACAACAGCCAAGAAGAGAAGACGTTTGAATACTACGAAACTATTAAAGATCATCCGAAGATAAGAATCTTGGAATACAATAAGCCGTTCAACTTCTCGGCGATAAACAACTATGCAGTTTCAAAGGTCGATTCTGAGTTTATTCTGTTTCTGAACAACGATACCGAAGTCATAACCTCGGAATGGCTTTCCGCTATGCTTGAGCATGCTCAAAGGAAAGAAGTTGGCGCTGTCGGTGCCAAGTTGTTGTATCCTAACAATACAATTCAGCATGCTGGCGTTATTCTGGGTTTGGGTGTTCATAGAGTTGCTGGACACTCCCATAGACATTATCCAGCTAATTCTCATGGTTATGTGGGTAGAATAAATGTTGTTCAAAACCTTTCAGCTGTTACCGCAGCGTGCATGCTCACCAAAAAATCCTTATTCGAAGAAGTGGGCGGTTTTGATGAAGTCAATTTGCCAATAGCGTTCAATGACGTTGATTACTGTTTAAAGCTAAGGGAAAAAGGTTATTTAATCGTTTACACTCCATACGCTGTGCTGTATCACTACGAATCGCTTTCGAGGGGATACGAAGATACGCCAGAAAAGCAGGCGAGATTTCTGAGGGAGGTAAGGTATATGAGAGAAAAGTGGGGACACATACTGGACAACGATCCATACTACAATCCTAATTTGACGAGGGAGAAGGAAGATTTTTCGATTAGGGTGTAG
- a CDS encoding YfhO family protein, producing the protein MTSKVKVEIFEKLMKYEDIVFLLAFIVLAYIYLGANILSGEIVAPMDLLLRYPGYRESGLSLPLYNPERSDILDWLLPQWIFIREEILKGNIPLWNPLRNYGVPVFYAIEPSFVIFLLFGGGIGFTLGLIAKLVVAGFGVYKLCREDLGILPSFFAGITYMMCGFNASWLMWPQVSTSAWIPWVLWTGRKVVETRRLSWIVALALTTSMLIFGYFPFITALGLYLLVLYIAWIIFINRKNISRNLSLILLKVSSGIILGILLASVFIFPFVEWMHVVDTSWRHAGSALSLRDIDIFWNIKYYFKIGDHLVPRVEKTGYVGKVVIILSFFVILCLLKKNRHILFRGVSPIFWLLIFVITLVVAFNIKPVSSLLYAIPPFNNNPSHRAIVFADLGLAIVSAVGMELLIVSVRDLAKNLIRENIGMALLLIAIAVLVVIHYFDLSTVGRSQNAVVPAETFYPIAPTIKYVKESLIPGQQVIATTDAYLISGTLTAYGVPEPFAHGYFRAEEKEILSHIVRKAWRTPTATIFTFEKIEINDSKYIDKLFIRYILTSRLPISQTQNDKPAPPIPPNIIGQTFKIKENFTLFGFSILMATYGKETVNTDVVLEVYKDKHNISTKILSILINSNEIKDNKWINVRLKQPIKLTPGSYHIQLRALKNNTDPVTVWTLRKTDAYEDGHLTVNGKPLGGDIAFRVIGIPDGIAKHWDVYTLTGDVFIFENRDCPPGAYLIDNDDEIISNATIKIIQYSTNYIKYCIETNKSGLLVVPIRVWPGWQVDVNGERTTVIPYLEMLSAVHVDAGKSIVEFRYDPLTFKVGAITSFITLIILLALVIVDRKLRCKHNETRCNDSCF; encoded by the coding sequence ATGACATCTAAGGTAAAGGTAGAGATATTCGAAAAACTAATGAAATATGAAGATATTGTTTTCTTACTAGCGTTTATCGTTCTGGCATATATCTATCTAGGCGCTAATATTCTTTCTGGAGAAATCGTAGCTCCTATGGATCTTCTTTTACGGTATCCAGGCTATAGAGAATCAGGCCTATCGTTACCTCTTTATAACCCTGAGAGATCAGATATATTAGATTGGCTTTTACCTCAGTGGATATTTATCAGGGAGGAAATTTTAAAAGGTAATATCCCACTCTGGAATCCACTTCGAAATTATGGTGTACCAGTTTTCTACGCAATCGAACCGAGTTTTGTGATCTTTTTATTATTTGGTGGTGGAATAGGATTTACTCTTGGTTTAATTGCCAAATTAGTGGTTGCTGGGTTTGGTGTATATAAGTTGTGCCGGGAAGATCTTGGAATTCTTCCCTCGTTCTTTGCAGGTATTACATATATGATGTGCGGCTTTAATGCATCATGGTTAATGTGGCCTCAAGTTTCAACAAGTGCTTGGATACCTTGGGTATTATGGACAGGGAGAAAGGTTGTCGAAACTCGAAGACTTAGCTGGATTGTTGCATTAGCACTAACAACTTCCATGTTAATTTTCGGATACTTTCCATTTATAACTGCATTAGGGTTATATTTGTTGGTGTTATACATTGCTTGGATTATTTTTATTAATAGGAAAAATATAAGTAGGAATCTATCATTAATTTTACTGAAGGTTTCTTCAGGGATAATCCTGGGTATACTTTTAGCTTCGGTGTTCATTTTTCCATTCGTAGAATGGATGCATGTGGTGGATACTTCTTGGAGGCATGCGGGTTCAGCTTTAAGCTTGAGGGATATAGATATTTTTTGGAATATAAAATACTATTTTAAAATTGGTGACCATTTAGTGCCTAGAGTTGAGAAGACGGGATACGTCGGGAAGGTGGTTATAATTTTATCCTTCTTCGTGATTTTATGTCTCTTGAAGAAGAATAGGCATATTCTGTTTAGGGGTGTATCGCCGATATTTTGGCTTTTAATTTTTGTGATCACTTTAGTAGTAGCGTTTAACATTAAACCTGTTAGTAGTCTCCTATATGCCATACCACCATTTAACAACAATCCGTCCCATAGAGCAATAGTGTTCGCCGATTTGGGACTGGCAATAGTTAGTGCAGTAGGTATGGAACTATTAATAGTATCTGTAAGGGATTTAGCGAAAAATCTTATCAGAGAAAATATAGGCATGGCACTATTGTTAATTGCTATTGCAGTTCTAGTAGTTATACATTACTTTGACTTATCAACTGTCGGAAGATCGCAAAATGCGGTAGTCCCTGCTGAAACTTTCTACCCAATTGCACCGACGATAAAGTACGTCAAAGAATCCTTAATCCCTGGACAACAAGTCATAGCTACAACTGATGCCTACTTAATATCAGGAACCTTGACAGCCTACGGCGTACCGGAGCCGTTTGCTCATGGGTACTTCCGTGCTGAAGAGAAAGAGATACTTTCACACATAGTACGGAAAGCTTGGAGGACGCCTACAGCAACCATATTCACATTTGAAAAAATTGAGATTAATGATTCTAAATACATAGATAAACTATTCATAAGGTATATTCTGACATCGCGTCTACCTATCTCACAAACTCAGAACGATAAACCCGCACCACCAATACCACCAAATATTATTGGGCAGACATTTAAAATTAAAGAGAACTTTACATTGTTTGGATTCTCAATTCTAATGGCAACATATGGAAAGGAAACGGTCAATACTGATGTAGTTCTTGAAGTTTACAAGGATAAACACAATATTAGCACGAAAATATTATCGATTTTAATAAACTCTAATGAAATAAAAGACAATAAGTGGATTAATGTTAGACTCAAACAGCCAATTAAGCTTACGCCTGGTTCGTACCACATACAACTTAGAGCATTAAAGAACAATACGGATCCAGTTACAGTTTGGACGCTTAGGAAAACTGATGCTTATGAAGATGGTCATCTCACTGTCAACGGGAAGCCACTTGGTGGTGATATTGCTTTTAGAGTCATAGGAATTCCTGATGGAATAGCAAAGCATTGGGATGTCTATACTCTAACAGGGGATGTATTTATTTTCGAGAACAGAGATTGCCCACCGGGAGCTTACCTCATTGATAACGATGACGAAATAATTAGCAATGCCACAATCAAGATCATTCAATATAGTACTAATTATATTAAGTATTGCATAGAAACAAACAAGTCGGGACTACTAGTAGTGCCTATTAGAGTGTGGCCTGGTTGGCAAGTGGATGTTAACGGTGAGCGAACAACGGTAATCCCCTACCTAGAAATGTTATCGGCCGTACATGTAGATGCTGGCAAATCGATAGTTGAGTTTCGGTATGACCCTCTCACTTTCAAAGTAGGAGCTATTACATCATTCATTACATTGATAATCCTTTTGGCCTTAGTCATAGTAGATCGAAAGTTAAGATGTAAACATAATGAGACTCGTTGTAATGATTCCTGCTTTTAA
- a CDS encoding class I SAM-dependent methyltransferase: MGKTCNGGNLYNKYESKNPLVKLLMRKFFTDFESIVDPIKNEVDKALDIGCGEGYVTKYIHDMGINVEGADVSEDVIELAKIRYPEIKFTVKSIYELSKHKEIYDIVFAIEVLEHLDFPRKAVEELKKVSRKYIFISVPNEPFFRLANVLRLKYLRNLGNTPGHVNHWTIWSFRRFLESCKLEIIKFKVSILWLMALCKVCR; the protein is encoded by the coding sequence ATGGGAAAAACCTGTAACGGCGGCAATCTTTACAATAAATATGAGAGTAAGAATCCGCTTGTTAAATTGCTAATGAGGAAGTTCTTCACCGATTTTGAGAGTATTGTTGATCCCATAAAGAACGAAGTGGATAAGGCTTTGGACATCGGATGCGGAGAGGGTTACGTGACAAAATACATCCACGATATGGGAATAAATGTAGAGGGGGCTGATGTGTCGGAAGACGTTATAGAGTTAGCGAAGATTAGATATCCAGAGATAAAGTTTACAGTGAAATCGATTTACGAGCTGAGCAAACACAAAGAGATTTACGACATAGTGTTTGCGATCGAGGTTCTGGAGCACTTAGATTTCCCCAGAAAAGCTGTCGAAGAACTTAAGAAGGTTTCAAGAAAGTATATTTTTATCAGCGTTCCAAATGAACCGTTTTTCAGACTAGCAAACGTCTTAAGGCTGAAATATTTAAGAAATCTCGGCAACACACCAGGACATGTCAATCACTGGACAATCTGGAGCTTCAGAAGATTTCTTGAAAGCTGTAAACTCGAAATCATTAAATTCAAGGTGTCAATTCTGTGGTTAATGGCGTTGTGTAAAGTATGTAGGTAG
- a CDS encoding lysylphosphatidylglycerol synthase transmembrane domain-containing protein: protein MKTSLKLILTIAFFIAIFTRIDFGELVDVVCKINLAYLFMAVLCVPMLYATRTFKWKLLLNSVGIERPFGRLYKVLLIGVFYGLMTPGKVGELARIYHINDDFGRSLSTVVVEKLTDMATLVFLSLLVIILFLDSSILLMVAGGVTATFTLVTVLAMNRKAIAFFSNFLGTSIGGYIDALENLKGKPLLKALIVSFIYYLVSFVIAYFVLLALDANVYAVITLPLIILFGNIPITISGLGLRESVAGICFVLLGESATSGVSFSLLLFSIITLIPGIVGWVLTLFEKRSEKF from the coding sequence ATGAAAACTTCGTTAAAGCTGATCCTAACGATTGCATTCTTCATAGCGATCTTTACGAGAATAGATTTTGGAGAACTCGTAGATGTGGTCTGCAAAATAAACCTAGCTTACCTATTTATGGCAGTTTTGTGTGTCCCTATGCTTTATGCAACAAGGACCTTTAAATGGAAGCTCCTACTAAACTCGGTAGGCATTGAAAGACCCTTTGGTAGACTTTACAAGGTTTTGCTCATTGGCGTTTTCTACGGGTTGATGACTCCCGGAAAAGTTGGAGAACTTGCAAGAATCTATCATATAAATGACGACTTCGGCAGGAGTTTATCAACTGTGGTGGTGGAGAAGCTGACAGATATGGCAACTCTTGTTTTCCTCAGCCTGCTGGTTATTATCTTGTTTCTGGATAGTTCAATTTTGCTGATGGTGGCCGGAGGAGTAACGGCTACCTTTACTCTTGTGACAGTCTTAGCCATGAATCGCAAAGCAATTGCATTCTTTTCAAATTTCTTGGGAACTAGCATCGGGGGATACATCGATGCCTTGGAAAACTTGAAAGGTAAACCTCTTTTGAAAGCTCTAATCGTTTCATTCATATATTACTTAGTGTCATTCGTTATTGCTTATTTCGTCCTGCTTGCATTAGATGCAAATGTTTACGCCGTAATAACTCTACCATTGATAATTCTTTTCGGAAACATTCCGATTACGATTTCTGGACTCGGTTTAAGGGAGTCTGTTGCTGGTATATGCTTCGTTCTACTAGGCGAGAGTGCTACTAGTGGTGTATCTTTTTCGCTCCTCCTATTCTCAATCATCACACTGATTCCTGGGATAGTTGGATGGGTTTTAACGCTATTTGAGAAGAGATCAGAAAAATTTTAA
- a CDS encoding glycosyltransferase family 2 protein, producing the protein MKLVVMIPAYNEEESIGKVIREIPREIDGIEDIEVVVINDGSTDNTEKVAIESGAHHVITHKRNLGLARAFKTGLDYALKLGADVIVNIDADGQYNAKEIPKLISPILEGEADIVIGDRQIDKLDHMPKAKKIGNKIATWVTAKLAGIDVRDAQSGFRAFSRKAAMMMNVLGDYTYVQETIIQAANKGLKIEWIPIKFRKREGKSRLIPNIWSYAKRAGMTILRTYRDYHPLSVFLGIGGILLLVGLIFALRVLIHYIQTGMVTPYLPSAVLAVMLIVVGSITIVFGLVADMLKMQRLMLEEVLYRLKEMEEAETRSKSRQK; encoded by the coding sequence ATGAAACTTGTCGTAATGATTCCAGCTTATAACGAAGAAGAATCAATTGGCAAAGTCATTAGAGAGATACCGAGAGAAATTGATGGCATAGAAGACATCGAAGTCGTTGTAATAAACGACGGATCTACCGATAACACTGAAAAGGTCGCAATAGAGAGTGGAGCTCATCACGTCATTACTCACAAGAGAAACCTTGGACTAGCAAGAGCGTTTAAAACCGGTCTCGATTACGCTCTTAAGCTTGGAGCAGACGTAATAGTAAACATTGATGCGGACGGGCAGTACAATGCTAAAGAAATTCCGAAACTCATAAGCCCAATACTGGAAGGCGAAGCTGACATAGTAATAGGAGACAGACAAATTGACAAGCTTGACCACATGCCAAAAGCAAAGAAGATAGGAAATAAGATCGCAACTTGGGTAACCGCAAAACTTGCGGGTATTGACGTTCGCGATGCTCAGAGTGGTTTTAGAGCTTTTTCGCGGAAAGCTGCAATGATGATGAATGTACTGGGAGACTACACTTACGTTCAAGAAACAATAATTCAAGCGGCGAACAAGGGTTTAAAGATTGAATGGATACCGATAAAGTTCCGCAAAAGGGAAGGGAAGTCAAGGCTAATCCCAAACATCTGGAGTTACGCAAAAAGAGCTGGAATGACTATACTGAGGACTTACAGAGATTACCACCCGCTGTCAGTCTTTTTAGGAATTGGAGGAATTTTGTTACTCGTGGGCCTAATCTTCGCTTTGAGAGTACTTATTCACTATATCCAAACCGGAATGGTAACTCCGTACCTACCAAGTGCCGTGCTTGCAGTGATGTTAATTGTTGTTGGATCGATCACAATAGTTTTTGGATTAGTTGCAGACATGCTTAAGATGCAAAGACTCATGCTTGAGGAAGTCTTGTACAGATTAAAGGAGATGGAAGAAGCTGAAACTCGAAGCAAAAGCAGGCAAAAGTAA
- the galU gene encoding UTP--glucose-1-phosphate uridylyltransferase GalU: protein MKVRKAVIPAAGYGTRMLPITKAQPKEMVPVVHKPVIQYVVEEAYYSGIREILIITGKHKRAIEDHFDRSDLPKKDKYTEELDKILDEVDIFFVRQREQKGLGDAVRYAEAFVDDEPFALLLGDNITIPPCTKMLIDIFEKYGSPVIAVERVPRKRIPLHGIIKGFEVGEGIYKIEDMVEKPRIEEAPSDLAVLGRYILTPEIFDYLKNLKPGYGGEIQLTDALRDMAREKDVYGVLYKGKRYDIGNKLAWLKANVELAFNDEELGAELKNFVKKLVAQE from the coding sequence ATGAAAGTCAGAAAAGCGGTTATTCCCGCAGCAGGCTATGGAACGAGAATGTTACCCATTACTAAAGCTCAGCCTAAGGAAATGGTTCCAGTTGTTCATAAACCAGTTATTCAGTATGTTGTTGAGGAAGCATATTACTCGGGTATAAGGGAGATTTTAATTATAACTGGTAAGCACAAGAGAGCGATAGAAGATCACTTCGATAGAAGCGATCTACCTAAGAAAGACAAATACACGGAAGAGCTGGACAAAATCTTGGATGAAGTGGACATATTCTTCGTAAGGCAGAGAGAGCAAAAAGGATTGGGTGATGCAGTCAGGTATGCTGAAGCTTTCGTTGATGACGAGCCTTTCGCTTTGTTATTGGGAGATAACATTACGATTCCACCGTGTACAAAAATGTTGATAGATATCTTTGAAAAGTATGGATCGCCAGTGATCGCTGTTGAGAGAGTTCCAAGGAAGAGGATCCCGCTCCATGGAATTATAAAGGGTTTCGAGGTTGGAGAGGGAATTTACAAGATAGAAGATATGGTTGAGAAACCTAGAATTGAAGAAGCCCCATCAGATCTTGCCGTTCTCGGAAGATACATCCTGACTCCTGAAATTTTCGACTACCTGAAGAATCTAAAGCCCGGATATGGTGGAGAGATTCAGCTCACAGACGCTTTGAGAGATATGGCTAGAGAAAAGGACGTCTACGGTGTACTTTACAAGGGAAAGAGGTACGATATCGGGAATAAGCTCGCATGGCTTAAGGCGAATGTTGAGTTAGCTTTTAATGATGAAGAGCTTGGAGCAGAGCTCAAAAATTTTGTGAAGAAGCTTGTAGCTCAAGAATAG
- a CDS encoding PIN domain-containing protein — MKVLLDTSLLLPTLGIEVERADKILKRLRDHELYYSDFSILECLWVVNSLKKKGKFDYDSFESGIKSILECYAKADINAEIVLKAFEIHEMGHKDIIDCLLYSTALHNNMKFASLDNELKKFVRNNNLEYIFFK, encoded by the coding sequence ATGAAGGTTCTTCTTGACACTTCTTTGCTTTTACCAACCCTTGGAATTGAAGTCGAGAGAGCTGATAAAATCTTGAAAAGGTTGAGAGATCACGAATTGTATTATTCAGACTTCAGCATCTTAGAGTGCCTTTGGGTTGTTAATTCGCTTAAAAAGAAGGGTAAGTTCGATTACGATTCTTTCGAATCCGGAATTAAAAGTATACTTGAATGCTATGCTAAAGCTGATATCAACGCTGAGATCGTTTTGAAAGCTTTCGAAATACACGAGATGGGACATAAAGACATTATAGATTGCCTGCTATACTCGACAGCTCTTCACAACAACATGAAATTCGCAAGCCTCGATAACGAGTTAAAAAAGTTTGTAAGAAATAATAATTTAGAATATATATTCTTCAAGTGA
- a CDS encoding AbrB/MazE/SpoVT family DNA-binding domain-containing protein produces the protein MLVTIRGIFIFWEVGDILVIKLSLEVSARIGKKYALYLPKSVVDLLKVREGDKVKISVEGKKMIVEIIRDPIDLALHGKKFAKISAEEVERISLEEQSKYEGSS, from the coding sequence GTGCTGGTAACAATCAGGGGAATTTTTATATTCTGGGAAGTGGGAGATATTCTGGTGATTAAATTGAGTCTGGAAGTGTCGGCAAGAATCGGAAAGAAGTATGCTCTTTATCTTCCAAAAAGCGTGGTGGATTTGCTCAAAGTTAGGGAAGGAGACAAGGTAAAGATTTCAGTTGAAGGAAAGAAAATGATTGTTGAAATCATAAGGGATCCGATCGACCTCGCTTTACATGGGAAAAAGTTTGCCAAGATATCTGCTGAGGAAGTTGAAAGGATAAGTTTAGAGGAGCAGAGCAAGTATGAAGGTTCTTCTTGA